The Kluyveromyces lactis strain NRRL Y-1140 chromosome D complete sequence genome has a window encoding:
- the SPS19 gene encoding 2,4-dienoyl-CoA reductase (NADPH) (similar to uniprot|P32573 Saccharomyces cerevisiae YNL202W SPS19 late sporulation specific gene which may function during spore wall formation peroxisomal 2 4-dienoyl-CoA reductase): MPNTLDKTFVENGPWKKDTFHGKVVFVTGGAGTICRVQTEAMVLLGCKAVIVGRNPEKTRKTAHEIGQLVHDPHSCLPISSVDVRNVDQLHEAVKVAIQKFGRLDYVIAGAAGNFLADFTHLSSNAFKSVVSIDLLGSFNTVKACFPELVKTKGSVLFVSSTLHYYGVPFQSHVGAAKAGIDALSNALAVEMGPLGLRFNCVAPGAIANTEGLARLTKNDSSSDLSEMIPLQRLGTTVDIANTTVFLFSPAASYITGTIHVVDGGAWHVGTQITREFYPKELNYAFDSKL; this comes from the coding sequence ATGCCTAACACTTTAGATAAAACTTTTGTTGAGAATGGGCCGTGGAAAAAGGATACGTTCCATGGCAAGGTCGTGTTTGTCACCGGAGGGGCAGGAACGATATGCAGGGTACAAACAGAAGCAATGGTGCTTTTAGGTTGTAAAGCTGTAATCGTTGGTAGAAACCCGGAAAAGACGAGGAAAACGGCCCACGAGATTGGACAATTGGTCCATGATCCACACTCTTGTTTGCCCATTTCAAGCGTCGATGTCCGAAATGTGGATCAGTTGCATGAGGCTGTTAAAGTGGccattcaaaaatttgGTAGGTTAGATTACGTTATCGCTGGCGCTGCTGGTAACTTCTTGGCGGACTTTACACATCTATCCTCGAATGCTTTCAAATCAGTGGTAtcaattgatcttttggGTAGTTTTAACACGGTCAAGGCTTGTTTCCCAGAATTGGTCAAGACTAAAGGTTCTGTACTCTTTGTCAGTTCCACTTTACATTACTATGGCGTTCCATTTCAGTCACATGTAGGTGCTGCCAAAGCCGGTATTGATGCCTTATCAAATGCATTGGCTGTAGAAATGGGACCATTGGGATTAAGGTTCAATTGTGTAGCTCCTGGTGCTATCGCCAACACTGAAGGGTTGGCACGACTCACTAAAAATGATTCGAGCTCAGATCTGTCAGAGATGATTCCATTGCAAAGGCTTGGCACAACAGTTGATATTGCAAACACGACAGTGTTCCTTTTTTCTCCTGCAGCTTCATACATCACCGGAACTATTCACGTCGTCGACGGTGGTGCCTGGCATGTAGGCACACAAATAACGAGAGAGTTTTATCCTAAAGAGTTGAATTATgcttttgattcaaaactATAA